In a genomic window of Scyliorhinus torazame isolate Kashiwa2021f chromosome 5, sScyTor2.1, whole genome shotgun sequence:
- the rbmx2 gene encoding RNA-binding motif protein, X-linked 2, whose protein sequence is MNPLTKVKLINELNAREAELGVQDKVSWHSEYKDSAWIFLGGLPYELTEGDIICVFSQYGEIVNINLVRDKKTGKSKGFCFICYEDQRSTILAVDNFNGIKIKGRTIRVDHVANYRPPKDSDDIDDVTKRLREEGCAPRAPPSAPVSSESSEEDVSEMTAKKRKKEKKKKKKKEKKEKKFKLAKKESEERATKQLAKSSGRNLSPPPLVRVKSEREDAGYEKYTSTKLDTTQDCSGDRRNDERGRGDARKQTDGVDEMRTREKHNERSRPRNSEREERRRDDQNGRGACNERSERETRFTHGDGRELRNDEERQRDQEKMRKEDRFDRKYDDREKYRKYDRNKREERDSNCDSIKHKERRNDPDNVSHYKGRDNHRDSGHRRN, encoded by the exons TCCACTCACAAAAGTGAAACTCATCAATGAGCTAAATGCAAGAGAGGCAGAGCTGGGTGTTCAAGATAAAGTGTCCTGGCATTCGGAGTACAAGGACAGTGCCTGGATCTTTCTGG GTGGCTTGCCCTACGAATTAACTGAAGGAGACATAATCTGTGTGTTTTCCCA GTATGGGGAGATTGTTAACATCAATCTAGTTCGAGACAAGAAGACTGGGAAATCAAAAGGCTTCTGCTTTATCTGCTATGAGGATCAGAGAAGCACCATTTTGGCTGTAGACAACTTTAATGGAATTAAG ATAAAGGGGAGGACAATCCGTGTTGATCATGTGGCCAATTACCGTCCTCCAAAGGATAGTGATGACATTGATGATGTGACAAAAAGACTGAGAGAGGAAGGCTGTGCACCAAGAGCACCTCCTTCAGCACCAGTTTCCTCAGAATCGTCTGAAGAGGATGTTAGTGAAATGACTGCTAAAAAACGGAAGAAAG aaaagaaaaagaaaaaaaagaaagaaaaaaaggagAAAAAATTCAAACTGGCGAAGAAGGAGAGCGAGGAGCGAGCCACCAAGCAATTGGCCAAAAGCTCTGGCCGAAACCTATCCCCTCCACCACTTGTAAGAGTCAAGAGTGAAAGAGAGGATGCAGGATATGAGAAATACACTAGTACGAAACTGGACACTACTCAGGATTGCAGTGGGGATCGCAGGAATGACGAAAGAGGAAGAGGAGATGCAAGGAAACAAACAGATGGAGTTGATGAAATGAGAACCAGAGAGAAACATAATGAGAGAAGTCGGCCTAGGAACTCAGAGCGAGAAGAAAGGCGAAGAGATGATCAAAACGGCAGAGGAGCGTGCAATGAAAGGTCAGAAAGAGAAACAAGGTTCACTCACGGTGATGGGAGAGAGCTGAGAAACGACGAGGAAAGGCAGCGTGACCAAGAGAAAATGCGCAAAGAAGACAGGTTTGACAGAAAGTATGATGACAGAGAAAAATACAGGAAGTACGATCGCAATAAGAGAGAGGAGCGGGATTCAAATTGTGATAGCATCAAGCACAAAGAGAGGAGGAATGACCCTGACAACGTCAGCCATTACAAGGGAAGAGACAATCACAGAGATAGTGGTCATAGAAGAAACTGA